Below is a genomic region from Pseudarthrobacter sulfonivorans.
CGTGGACGGGAAAGGCCTGGGCGTGCTGATCGAAGCCGGCCAGGTCCGCAAGGTGATCGCATCGTATGTGGGCGAGAACAAACTCTTCGCCGAGCAGTACCTCGCGGGCCTGCTTGAGGTGGAGTTCACTCCGCAGGGCACCCTGGCCGAGCGCCTCCGCGCCGGCGGCGCAGGCATTCCCGCCTTCTACACCAAGACCGGCGTGGGAACGCTGGTGGCCGAAGGCAAACCGCTCGCAGAGTTCGACGGCGAAACGTACGTCCAGGAGCGCGCCATCCGCGCCGACGTCGCGCTGGTCCACGCGCACACCGCAGACACGGACGGGAACCTGATCTACCGCTACACGGCCCGGAACTTCAACCCCGTAGTGGCCACCGCCGGCCTGGTGACCATCGCCGAAGCCGAAGTCATCGTGGAGCCGGGCGCACTGGATCCGAACCACGTCATCACCCCGGGAGTGTACGTCCAGCACCTGGTCCAGGCGAGCGGCCGGGTGAAGGACATCGAACAGCGCACCGTCCGCCCACGAGAAGCGGCACCAGTCCCCGCCTGAACGGCAACCCCGGCCTGACCCCACCGCGCGCTTCCCACAGCGCGAACGAACACTTAAGCCCCCACAAACTTTGAACCCCAAGGAGACCCCCATGGCCTGGACCAGGGATGA
It encodes:
- a CDS encoding CoA transferase subunit A; translated protein: MSKLKSNAAAALAEVLQDGMTLAVGGFGLSGIPADLIEAVRDSGVRGLTVVSNNMGVDGKGLGVLIEAGQVRKVIASYVGENKLFAEQYLAGLLEVEFTPQGTLAERLRAGGAGIPAFYTKTGVGTLVAEGKPLAEFDGETYVQERAIRADVALVHAHTADTDGNLIYRYTARNFNPVVATAGLVTIAEAEVIVEPGALDPNHVITPGVYVQHLVQASGRVKDIEQRTVRPREAAPVPA